The following nucleotide sequence is from Primulina tabacum isolate GXHZ01 chromosome 2, ASM2559414v2, whole genome shotgun sequence.
ttataattgtgatttaccATGCAAAGCCCTATACTAAGCAAATGGTGAATATAATGAGGATTGCATTGACGTGACTGTCAATTTTCCAAATTGTAAAACCCTATGCATGGCAAACACAAATAATTGTTTGGTATCATAAGAAAACATTTCAAAAGAATCAAAAtgagtttaaattaattttatgtgtAATAATTACTCTTATATACATCAAATGGATAGAAAAAGtggaataaaaatgaaatcaaatCGTTTTTATGTAAAACTAATTACCAATACCCAACCCAAGTTTTAGATCACACTAAAAAAAGGGTGATCATTACTTTACTTCTTTATGTTATAAGTATAGAATAACAATCACAATTGAAGATGAGAATGTGATGGCAATAATAACATTATTTGGAAAAGTTGCAGCGTCTTTTGTTGGATGTTCTAttgaatattttattcaaattcaTGACCATGTATAAGATAAAACAAACAAATGATTTTATATCTACATAAATATTGCAtctaacaataaaaattttcaatgcaGAATTTACCAAATAACCCATATAAAGATTCGCTAAATCAACCAAGCTCCAAGCTCCACACATTCTTGTTCAAATTAGATAATTCATTGGAAAAACGTGATGAAGTGTTAAAAATTGTGGCAGAAGCTATTGAGATACATGTCAATTATCCAACAACAAATGTCAACATCAAGAAACGGAGATCTCGAAATATTATCAAGCCAACTAAACAAAGCTGTGTACCACCAAAGgtagaaaaatcaaatgaaataaatatcaaCAAAAACGTGAAGATCCATGAAGACGAAGATGAAATAAAGATTCAAGATGAAGAACCAATTGCTgagtacaaaaaaaaaagataagaaGATAAAAACCGATGGACACAAAAAGATTTCAAGAGGTCTTCAAATCAAAGACAAGAAAACGTGATGATTTCATTTGtaactaaataattaattatttatctattaaaagttattcttatttcaaaaataatttaaacacatttaaataaaattatcatagacaaattatctatatttctcaacgtgcaacgcacgtgcatTTATCTAGTTGTGTAAAATATCTATCTTTGATctgatttaataatatttttagtataaaaaataacacGTTTTTATAGATCGAATCGGATTAaaaatttatcacctccaaattttttttgtgaatttttcaTTTACATCACATCAACAAAACACATATATTTACGTATCGTGTGTTATCCAActatattttgtttaataatataacataatatataatttgaaaaataaattaaaataaacattgcTTATAATTATTCATCATTATAGTATACTATATATTTAGTTGAAGGAATATAACAAAATGGAACTAGAATAATGATGCTCTTAAAACTCATATAATGCAATACAAAATTTAAGCCACATTTTATCCGATTCGTTTATGTacacatatatttatatgtgCCACAATATATTTATCAACGTATTAAGGTATTTTTTTTGCCTTGTAGTTGCAATTATTATTGTACATAGGTTACTTAGTTTATTTACATCAAGGAGGAGTGAAAACTGAAAATAAATCCATTTTCACTCTGTAAGTGTCTCAAATTCGATCTTTCCTCGCCCTATAGTTTaggaaattataaaaaaaacctCAAAATAAGATGAATATTATACAAATATTTGCATTACAACTCTAgcttataaaaaatataagaatagatatgaattgaatgtTATCCAGTTTTAGGTAAATTCAAAATGATTTATAATATATCTGATATTAAATTTGAGACGTGGGGGGAAGTGATTATGTGACCATGTTCCATTGTGGGTTGGTGTCGTATGGAGCATCACATCCAAAATCCAAAGCAATTTACTTTGGTTTTTaatatgtaataataataaaaaaattactctATTTGCGGCAGGACAAAACTAGAACAAGTGTTCCAATTTCCCGAAATTCTAGCTCCTGCTAGGGTTTATTTTGCGATGGCCGGAATCAGGTTTCAGCCGGAGGACTCGGATGCATCGCAGATCTCGCGCCAGCTGGCAGCTATTGATCTGATATCTGACGACGATCGTTCTGTTGCGGCGGACTCATGGTCTATCAAGAGCGACTATGGTAGCACTCTTGACGACGAGCAGCGTCACGTGGATGCCGCCGAGGCCCTCTCTGCCGCTTCTTTCAGAGCCTCCTCTGACTACAAGTCATATCTCATACCCACAATTTTGTTACGTAGAATTGATTTATGCATGATAAGTAGCGGGAGAAATACAGAAACCTGACACAAATAAGTTAGGTCTAAATTATGTTTATATGTTTGCTGGCTCATCAGTCTATTTTGTCGTTTGTATGGTTTTTTCGGGGAAAAAATTGCTTAGAAATACTCCCGGTCTTCTATGAAGACTTGGATATAGTTGCTGGTATCCTTTGGAAACGAGTCGCCTCCTTGGGGGATTTATTCTACGAACATACTCATAGATCGATTATGATTTCCCATGATGAGACAATGCTAAGTGGATTTGGTGCATGGTAAAGTAGAAACTGTTAGTATGTAGTAAACAGAGGGGTTCCTAGACTAGCTGGTGGTTAATTTACTTAATGCTGCTGTAATTTCATATTAGGATGTCTTTTTGTAGTTGTTGATCTTCAGTTATGGGATTGAAAAATTTTCAATCTTGTGATGACCAGTTCGGACAAAGATGAATCAGATCAAGACTCAGTTCCTTCGATGCTGGGCTTTCAAAGTTATTGGGATGCCGCGTATGCAGATGAATTGGTGAATTTTCGGGAACATGGCCATACTGGTGAAGTTTGGTAAATATGGACCTGATATCTGCATGTTTTGTTGTCTCATGTTTGTCGTTGAGCATGTTCAACTTGATTGCCTCTGATTTCTGTTTATCTCGTGGAAGAGGATAAGAGTGATTATTTTTGGGAGTTTGTGCTGATAAGTCGTCCATTAAACTTGGACATGGACGTGAAAAATACTTCAAAGCACTGAGCTTTGTACTGAGAATATGGCGATGTGGATGGATTCCCGCATTCAAACTCACCTTGACTGTTTATTTTGACTTCAGGCAACAGAATGATCACCTAGAAGCTCCAGAGTGATGTCTCAGCCTTCCCTTTTTGTTTTCATTTAGAAGGTTCTGGAAGAAATGATGGGACGTACAACCTTGTCATTGTGAAAAAAATCATGCTCTCTCGTTTTGGTTATCTGTTCACTTTATTATGTGATGATGTCTTGCAGTTTCATTGCGTCTACCGATTGATTCTGAAATGTTTCCACCAAGTTTTCCTGTTGTTATCTTTTTTAGGACCCCTTGAATCTTAAAATTATCTTAGACCATAAGAGGAAGCACTAGATTAAAATACTGAAGAGAGGATAGAATTCAAATGATGTTGAGCTTTTTCCTTTTCTCCTCGTGTTTTCTCCGCATTCTCCTAAACAATATTCTGCAACACCTCTTGTTCTGTAGGTTTGGAGCTGATGTAATGGAAAAAGTTGCTTCCTGGACTAAAAACTTATGTCTTGAACTGTCTCAACGTCACTTGCAAAAtcataacaatacaaatcatTTGACTCCTGGGCAGTCTGAAAAGGACTTACCTAGCTGGAGTTTGCTGGATGTTGGGACTGGCAATGGCTTGCTTCTTCAGGAGCTTGCTAAGCAGGGGTATGGATAAATGTCAACAATTAATCATTCTGTGTACTTTTATATATAACTCGAATTGccatatttgaattttttaaagaaatttacCACTTCTTTCGGGCATGTTCTTTTGTAAGTATTTGCAGAATATGATAATACTGGTCCTTGTTTTTGCTGTCGTTGCATTATTATTAAGGCACTGAACTCGAGAAAACTGTtgcaatttttaatttaaaaactgaAAAGCTTCTGTGACTCTGAGACTGGATTGGTAGAGATAATTATATCTTCCTGGCGGGGTGTTTAGCATATCTACACTCAATTATATCTTGGTGATGTCAGTTTTTTTTGTCAGTTTATTTTCAATTTCGGGGACCATTGAATGTTGTTTAGTGGTGCATTAGACTCAATTTCTGTAGCAGACATCGTTTTTTTAGTATGACATTATTAGTATTGAATAGATTTCAGGAATGTAGGAGGAGTTGTATTAGTTTACCACTGAGCAACAGTAATCACAAGGTTCTTAGatgatattttatataaatataacttTAAAATTCCATGTGATAGAATCCATGGTGGTTCAACTTTACACTACATCTAGCCGAGTTTGCTCGTAATGCCTTTAAATATCCGTGCATTGTATCATTGCTTGCGTCACTCTTAAGAAGCTCTGTTGTCATCCAAGGAATGATA
It contains:
- the LOC142536961 gene encoding uncharacterized protein LOC142536961; this translates as MAGIRFQPEDSDASQISRQLAAIDLISDDDRSVAADSWSIKSDYGSTLDDEQRHVDAAEALSAASFRASSDYNSDKDESDQDSVPSMLGFQSYWDAAYADELVNFREHGHTGEVWFGADVMEKVASWTKNLCLELSQRHLQNHNNTNHLTPGQSEKDLPSWSLLDVGTGNGLLLQELAKQGFTDLTGTDYSEGAIDLARSLADRDGFTNIKFLVDDVLETKLDRKFQLVTDKGTLDAIGLHPDGHIKRMLYWDAISGIVTAGGLLVITSCNSTKDELIQEVEAFNQRKSCASQEPNTTADQNTGKDPPPFQYVDHIRSYPTFSFGGSVGSRVATVAFLRN